In Emcibacter nanhaiensis, the sequence GCCGCCGTCGGCGAACTGGGTCGAGGCATTGTGCATGACAATGGCGCTGTCGACGCGTCCCAGGAACTCGGCCGCAGTTTCGGCATTTTCCGTGACAATGGAGTCTGTGTGATGCGAGCCGTGTTCGGCAATATGCTTGATGGCGCCCTCTACGCCGTCGACGCAGCGGATCGACAGGATGGCGTCCAGATATTCCGTGTCCCAGTCTTCTTCGCTGGCGGCGTTCATATCCGGGATAATTTCCCGGCATCTGGCATCCCCACGCAGCTCGCAGCCTTTTTCCCGTAGCGCCGCGGCGATCGGCGGCAGGAATTTTTCCGCCGCTGTTTCATCAATCAGCAGGGTTTCCATGGCGCCGCAAATGCCGGTGCGGCGCATTTTGGAATTGACGGCGATATTGACAGCTTTTTCCAGGTCGGCGTCTTTATCCACATAGACATGGCAGATGCCGTCGAGATGGGCCATCACCGGCACCTTGCTTTCATTCTGAACCCGTTCAATCAGGGACTTGCCGCCACGGGGCACGATGATGTCCACCAGGCCGGCCAGGCCCAGCAGTTCGCCGACCGCGGAACGGTCCTGGGTGGGGATCAGCTGGATGGCGTCTTCCGGCAGGCCGGCGTCCTCCAGGCCCTTGACCAGGCACTGATAGATGGCCCGGCTGGAATGGGCGCTTTCAGAGCCGCCGCGCAGGATCGAGGCATTGCCCGATTTCAGGCACAGGGCCCCGGCGTCGGCCGTCACATTGGGGCGGGATTCATAGATAATGCCGATCACGCCGAGCGGCACCCGCACACGGGAAATATTGAGGCCGTTGGGCCGGTCCCAGCTGGCCATCACGTCGCCGACCGGATCCGGCAGTTCGGCAATGGCTTCAAGACCGGAGGCCATGGCTTCGATACGGCCGTTGTCCAGCAGCAGCCGGTCCAGCATGGCGCCGGTGAGGCCGCGGCCCTTGGCGATTTCCATATCCCTGGCATTGGCAGCCAGGATATCATCCTTGTGGGTCCGGAGCGCCTTGGCGGCGGCCAGCAGGGCGGCGTTTTTCTGTTCGGTGGTGCTTTCGGCCAGGATGGCAGCGGCTTCCCGGGCCGACTGACCCATGGCCAGCATCAGTTTTCTGATGTCATGTTCTGTGTTCATGTGCGTTTCCAGCGATTTTCTTTTTACTTTGATGTAAGCGTTATTTAACGCCGTTTCCGGAAATAACAAGGTCGCTGCGGTGGATTAATTCCTCCCGTCCGACATATCCGAGGATTTGTTCGATCTCGTTGCTGCGGCGTCCTTTGAGCTGTCCGGCTTCCTGTGAGGAATAGGAAATCAGTCCGCGACCGATTTCTTCCCCGCTAATATCAACCACTGTGACCGTGTCGCCCCGATCAAAGGTTCCGGCGACCCGGACCACGCCGGCCGGCAGCAGGCTCTTGCCGTTTTTCAGGGCTTTCACCGCGCCATCGTCAATGGTCAGGGTACCACAGGTTTCCAGGGTTCCCATAATCCATTGTTTCTTGGCTGCCAGCGGGTTTTCCGCCGGTTTGAACCAGGTGCCGTGCCAGTCTTTGAGATAGCCGGAAACGGGATGGTTTTTGGTGCCGTTGATGATGACCATGTTGCAGCCGCCCTGGGTGGCGATCTTGCCGGCGGCAATCTTGGTGACCATGCCGCCGCTGCCGAAGCCGGTGGAAATAGGACTTCCCGCCATGCGTTCGATCTGCGGCGTGATCATGTTCACGGTAGAAACAAATTCCGCATGGGGGTTTTTGTTGGGGTCGGCCGTGTAGAGCCCGTCAATGTCCGACAGCAGGAACAGGCAGTCCGCCTCGCACATGGTGGCAACCCGGGCGGCGAGCCGGTCATTGTCGCCGTAGCGCATCTCGTCGGTGGCGACCGTGTCATTTTCATTGATCACCGGCACCACGCCCAGCTTGAGGAGCTGCAGGATGGTGTTGCGGGCATTGAGATAACGGCGGCGTTCTTCCGTGTCGCCATAGGTCAAAAGCACCTGGGCGACGGGCAGGTTATGGCGGCCCAGGCTTTCCCGGTAGGCGGCGGCCAGTTCAATCTGTCCGGCCGCGGCGGCGGCCTGGTTCTCCTCCAGCCGCTTGCCGGGCCTCAGCCCCAGCAGCTTGCGCCCGAGCGCGATGGAGCCGGACGAGACCAGGATCACATCCTTGCCGGCGGCGCGCAGGGCGGCCACGTCCTCGGCAATGCTGGCGAGCCAGTCTTCGCGCAGCTGACCCTTGTCCGCGTCCACCAGCAGGGCGGAGCCGATTTTGATCACGATACGGCGAAAACTCTCTATGGTCTGTTTCATTCGGTGGCGGCTTTCAGTTGACAGTGTGGCTTGTCAAACAAACACATATACTCCCGTGCGGGCGGCTGGCCTAGATCGGCGACCAGCCTTCCGGATCTTCCTCCTCTTCCGGTATCTCGTCCTCATGGTCATCTGTCAGGGTGGCGGCCGACAGATAGGGGGCCGAGGCATCGGACATATCCAGTTCCCGGGCTTCATCGACATTTTTCAGCAGCGCCCTGAGAACCTTATCCACCCCTTTACCGGAAACACCGGACAGGGGCATGATGGGAGAGTCTGTAACTTGCCTGAGCTCATCCGTCAACATTTCGATCAGTTCGTCGTCCAGCGCGTCGATTTTGTTGAGGCCGATGATCTCTTTCTTTTGCTCCAGGCCTTCGCCATAGGCTTCCAGTTCGTGGCGGACGGTCTGGTAGGCTTCGACCACATCCTCGCCGGTGCCGTCGATCAGGTGCAGCAGGGTGGCGCAACGCTCCACATGGCCGAGGAAACGGTCGCCCAGTCCGTGGCCTTCGTGGGCGCCCTCGATCAGGCCGGGAATGTCGGCAATGACGAATTCCCGCTCGTCCACGCTGACGACGCCAAGCTGTGGCTTCAGGGTGGTGAAGGGGTAATCGCCGATTTTCGGCTTGGCCCGGCTGGTGGCGGCAAGAAAGGTGGACTTGCCCGCATTGGGCAGGCCGACCAGGCCCACATCGGCCATCAGCTTCAGCTGCAGCCAGATCCACATTTCCTCGGCCGGGCCGCCGGGGGTGGATTTGCGCGGCGCCTGATTGACGGAGGATTTGAAGGCGGCGTTGCCGACGCCGCCCCTGCCGCCTTCCAGCAGCATGATCACCTGTCCCGGTTCGGTCAGGTCGGCCAGCAGCACTTCGTGGTTTTCATCAAAAATCTGGGTGCCGACCGGCACCTTGAGCACCAGGTCTTTGCCTTGGGCGCCGGTGCGGTTCTGGCCCATGCCGTGACCGCCGCGCTGGGCCTTGAAATGCTGCTTGTAGCGATAGTCGATCAGGGTGTTGAGACCTTCCACGGCCTCGACCAGTATATGGCCGCCGCGTCCGCCGTTGCCGCCGTCGGGGCCGCCGAATTCGACGAACTTCTCGCGCCGGAAGCTGACGCACCCCTGTCCGCCGGCGCCTGAACGGGTATAGATCTTACATTGGTCGAGGAACTGCATGTTGTCGCTCTGGTCTAAACGTTTGTCGCCCCGATCATAGGCGGGGAGAGGTTATAAAAAAAGGATCAATCATAAAGGGCGTGGAAAAAGCCCAAAAGAAAAAGGGAATGCCGGATCAGACCCTGGGCATTCCCCTTTCGGAAACCTGTATGTTAAATTCCGGCTTAGTCTTCCACGTGCACGTAGCTGCGTTTCAGTTTGCCTTTGGAGAATTTAACCTTGCCGTCGGTCAGCGCAAACAGGGTGTGGTCCTTGCCCATGCCCACGTTGTTGCCCGGGTATACCTTGGTGCCGCGCTGGCGAACCAGGATGTTGCCGGCGACAACGGCTTCACCGCCGAATTTTTTCACACCAAGACGGCGACCAGCTGAG encodes:
- a CDS encoding glutamate-5-semialdehyde dehydrogenase, whose amino-acid sequence is MNTEHDIRKLMLAMGQSAREAAAILAESTTEQKNAALLAAAKALRTHKDDILAANARDMEIAKGRGLTGAMLDRLLLDNGRIEAMASGLEAIAELPDPVGDVMASWDRPNGLNISRVRVPLGVIGIIYESRPNVTADAGALCLKSGNASILRGGSESAHSSRAIYQCLVKGLEDAGLPEDAIQLIPTQDRSAVGELLGLAGLVDIIVPRGGKSLIERVQNESKVPVMAHLDGICHVYVDKDADLEKAVNIAVNSKMRRTGICGAMETLLIDETAAEKFLPPIAAALREKGCELRGDARCREIIPDMNAASEEDWDTEYLDAILSIRCVDGVEGAIKHIAEHGSHHTDSIVTENAETAAEFLGRVDSAIVMHNASTQFADGGEFGMGAEIGISTGKMHARGPVGLEQLTSYKYQVRGNGQTRP
- the proB gene encoding glutamate 5-kinase: MKQTIESFRRIVIKIGSALLVDADKGQLREDWLASIAEDVAALRAAGKDVILVSSGSIALGRKLLGLRPGKRLEENQAAAAAGQIELAAAYRESLGRHNLPVAQVLLTYGDTEERRRYLNARNTILQLLKLGVVPVINENDTVATDEMRYGDNDRLAARVATMCEADCLFLLSDIDGLYTADPNKNPHAEFVSTVNMITPQIERMAGSPISTGFGSGGMVTKIAAGKIATQGGCNMVIINGTKNHPVSGYLKDWHGTWFKPAENPLAAKKQWIMGTLETCGTLTIDDGAVKALKNGKSLLPAGVVRVAGTFDRGDTVTVVDISGEEIGRGLISYSSQEAGQLKGRRSNEIEQILGYVGREELIHRSDLVISGNGVK
- the obgE gene encoding GTPase ObgE — its product is MQFLDQCKIYTRSGAGGQGCVSFRREKFVEFGGPDGGNGGRGGHILVEAVEGLNTLIDYRYKQHFKAQRGGHGMGQNRTGAQGKDLVLKVPVGTQIFDENHEVLLADLTEPGQVIMLLEGGRGGVGNAAFKSSVNQAPRKSTPGGPAEEMWIWLQLKLMADVGLVGLPNAGKSTFLAATSRAKPKIGDYPFTTLKPQLGVVSVDEREFVIADIPGLIEGAHEGHGLGDRFLGHVERCATLLHLIDGTGEDVVEAYQTVRHELEAYGEGLEQKKEIIGLNKIDALDDELIEMLTDELRQVTDSPIMPLSGVSGKGVDKVLRALLKNVDEARELDMSDASAPYLSAATLTDDHEDEIPEEEEDPEGWSPI
- the rpmA gene encoding 50S ribosomal protein L27, which gives rise to MAHKKAGGSSRNGRDSAGRRLGVKKFGGEAVVAGNILVRQRGTKVYPGNNVGMGKDHTLFALTDGKVKFSKGKLKRSYVHVED